From Molothrus aeneus isolate 106 chromosome 18, BPBGC_Maene_1.0, whole genome shotgun sequence, a single genomic window includes:
- the BRI3BP gene encoding BRI3-binding protein: MAAARRVLLLLLLLLLLLLGAAGPGAQAARSRGADRQNSLRRAASGLYQGVSGLFGEDNVRALQKFFSRLTERFVNGVDVLMDTFWRIWTDLLDVLGIDASNLTHYFSPAAIANNPTRALLLIGAILLAYWFLSLFLGFFFYLLHMLFGRFFWIARVALFTLSCVYILQKYEGDPEHAVLPLCFVVAVYFMTGPVGFYWRRNSNSSLEEKMDHLDSQIRLLNIRLSRVIENLDRGSEQ; the protein is encoded by the exons atggcggcggcgcggcgagtgctgctgctgctgctgctgctgctgctgctgctgctcggcgcggccgggcccggcgctcAGGCCGCACGGAGCCGCGGGGCCGACCGCCAGAACAGCCTGCGCCGCGCCGCCAGCGGCCTCTACCAGGGCGTCAGCGGCCTCTTCGGCGAGGACAACGTGCGGGCCCTGCAGAAG tttttctCAAGGTTGACAGAGAGGTTTGTGAATGGGGTGGATGTATTAATGGACACATTCTGGAGAATATGGACTGATTTGTTAGATGTTCTTGGAATTGATG cCTCCAACCTGACTCATTATTTCAGCCCAGCAGCCATTGCCAACAACCCGACCCGCGCCCTCCTGCTGATCGGTGCCATTTTACTGGCCTACTGGTTTTTATCTCTGTTCCTTGGATTCTTCTTCTATCTCCTGCACATGCTGTTTGGCCGCTTCTTCTGGATCGCCAGGGTGGCCCTGTTCACCCTGTCCTGTGTGTACATCCTGCAGAAGTACGAGGGGGACCCAGAGCACGCcgtgctgcccctctgcttcgTCGTGGCCGTCTACTTCATGACGGGGCCCGTTGGGTTTTACTGGAGGagaaacagcaacagcagcctggaggagaagaTGGACCACCTGGACAGCCAGATCAGACTGCTGAACATCCGCCTCTCCAGGGTGATTGAGAACCTGGATAGGGGCAGTGAGCAATGA